One window from the genome of Deltaproteobacteria bacterium encodes:
- a CDS encoding multiubiquitin domain-containing protein, protein MNTDTTAATAAGKPAIQPHPEPVTIEVNKRPVTMPDKKATGLQVKKEAIAQGVSIKADFLLFRVDGKAQHQIADDQEIELHKDEAFRAVAPDDNS, encoded by the coding sequence ATGAACACCGACACCACCGCTGCCACTGCCGCGGGCAAGCCTGCGATCCAGCCCCACCCCGAGCCCGTCACGATCGAGGTCAACAAGCGCCCCGTGACCATGCCCGACAAGAAGGCCACGGGCCTGCAGGTGAAGAAGGAGGCCATCGCCCAGGGTGTCTCCATCAAGGCGGACTTCTTGCTCTTTCGCGTCGACGGCAAGGCCCAGCACCAGATCGCCGACGACCAGGAGATCGAGCTCCACAAGGACGAGGCGTTCCGGGCCGTCGCGCCGGACGACAACTCGTGA
- a CDS encoding ThiF family adenylyltransferase, with the protein MSSAHWERLQSHHFPGDHDEHGSVLICGVMESSRERRLLVRDVVLALDGQHYVPGTRGYRALTGAFVSEQIGRCADEKLAYLAVHNHLGGDSVAFSGPDLASHERGYPALLDITEGGPVGALVITERAVAGDIWELRGRAEVSKTVVIGANRRIFYPRRADVPAAVDAMYDRQARLFGSAGQQLLQSSRIGVIGAGGAGSLIGQALYHLGAGEVVVVDDDHAEDSNRPRIVGSRPSDVGRNLLGRAKVAMARRLARATNPNVRFVGLVANVAHPKVAEQLRNVDALFLAADSMQARHVFNALCHQYLIPGFQVGAKAKVDEHGRIEDAFAVSRYVGPGGSCLWCCGLISATRLQDEALSPEVRAGIEYVQGVKEPSVITMNMMSSSFALNDFLFMFTGLHTTNDLGHRRYDFLDRNPVSEVPLPCRASCRECTQRYGQGDRARLPVMLVDGRPRCGIKRALDDLSVRLMRRR; encoded by the coding sequence ATGTCTTCGGCCCACTGGGAGCGCCTGCAGAGCCATCATTTTCCCGGCGACCACGACGAGCACGGCTCCGTACTCATCTGCGGGGTCATGGAGAGCTCCCGTGAGCGCCGCTTGCTGGTGCGCGACGTGGTGCTGGCCCTGGACGGCCAGCACTATGTACCGGGCACGAGGGGCTACCGGGCGCTCACCGGGGCCTTCGTGTCCGAGCAGATTGGCCGCTGCGCGGACGAGAAGCTGGCCTACCTCGCTGTGCACAATCACCTCGGCGGCGACTCGGTGGCGTTCTCGGGCCCCGACCTGGCCTCCCACGAGCGGGGCTACCCCGCGCTGCTCGACATCACCGAGGGCGGCCCGGTCGGCGCGCTCGTCATCACGGAGCGTGCCGTCGCCGGCGATATCTGGGAGCTCCGGGGGCGCGCTGAAGTGTCGAAGACGGTCGTCATCGGCGCGAACCGGCGGATCTTCTACCCGCGTCGCGCCGACGTGCCCGCAGCGGTGGACGCGATGTACGACCGCCAGGCGCGCCTCTTCGGCTCCGCTGGCCAGCAGCTGCTGCAGTCGTCGCGTATCGGCGTCATCGGCGCCGGCGGCGCTGGGTCCCTCATCGGCCAAGCGCTGTACCACCTGGGCGCGGGGGAGGTCGTGGTCGTCGACGACGACCATGCCGAGGACAGCAACCGTCCGCGAATCGTCGGCTCCAGACCGTCGGATGTGGGGCGGAACCTGCTCGGCAGGGCCAAGGTTGCCATGGCCAGGCGGCTCGCGCGGGCCACCAACCCGAACGTTCGCTTCGTTGGCCTTGTGGCCAACGTCGCCCACCCCAAGGTGGCCGAGCAACTGCGCAACGTCGACGCGCTCTTCCTGGCGGCGGACTCGATGCAGGCGCGCCATGTGTTCAATGCGCTCTGCCACCAGTACCTCATCCCTGGTTTCCAGGTGGGCGCGAAGGCCAAGGTGGACGAGCACGGCAGGATCGAGGACGCGTTCGCCGTCAGCCGCTACGTCGGCCCTGGCGGTAGCTGCCTCTGGTGCTGCGGCTTGATCAGTGCCACGCGCCTTCAGGACGAGGCGTTGTCGCCGGAGGTCCGAGCGGGCATCGAGTACGTTCAAGGCGTCAAGGAGCCGAGCGTGATCACCATGAACATGATGAGCTCGTCGTTCGCGCTGAACGACTTTCTCTTCATGTTCACCGGTCTGCACACCACGAATGACCTGGGCCACCGGCGCTACGACTTTCTGGACAGGAACCCCGTCAGCGAGGTGCCCCTGCCGTGCCGTGCGAGCTGTCGTGAGTGCACGCAGCGGTATGGACAGGGTGACCGCGCGCGGCTCCCGGTCATGTTGGTGGACGGCAGACCGCGCTGTGGCATCAAGCGCGCCCTCGACGATCTTTCGGTGCGCCTGATGCGTCGTCGTTGA